From one Eleginops maclovinus isolate JMC-PN-2008 ecotype Puerto Natales chromosome 7, JC_Emac_rtc_rv5, whole genome shotgun sequence genomic stretch:
- the LOC134867392 gene encoding olfactory receptor 11A1-like: MTSAGFNGTWSLTLVGFSSLSGHRSLFFLLFLLPYLFVVFSDSLVVYSICSQRALHRPMFVFVAAVLLNSLTASTFIYPKLLSDVLLSGGGIVQVSQALCLCQGFVVSSLGFSSFMLLAAMAFDRYLSICHPLHYAALLSPAKVGLMLLLCWMLPVILVGVLALLASRLQLCRTQLHRFYCDIYSLVSLSCGGAAAQRSGLYGLLISSAIFFLPPSFVLFSYARILFICLRRSRSFSSRALNTCLPHLFVFFNYSVSVTLDLLLRRLQSDRESDTTLITSIMMVLVPTVLNPVVYGLKLKEVFTHVKRLLSCRRDS; this comes from the coding sequence ATGACGTCAGCAGGGTTTAACGGGACCTGGTCCCTGACCCTGGTGGGTTTCTCCTCGCTGTCTGGCCACCGCtcgctcttcttcctcctgtttttGTTGCCGTACCTCTTCGTGGTGTTCAGTGACTCTCTGGTGGTTTATAGCATCTGTTCGCAGCGAGCTCTTCACCGGCCCATGTTCGTCTTCGTGGCAGCAGTTCTGCTGAACTCTCTCACAGCCAGTACATTCATTTATCCCAAACTTCTGTCTGATGTGTTGCTCTCCGGCGGCGGCATCGTGCAGGTGTCCCAGGCTTTGTGTCTGTGCCAGGGTTTCGTTGTTTCCTCTCTTGGTTTCTCCAGCTTCATGCTGTTGGCGGCCATGGCCTTCGACCGGTACCTGTCTATCTGCCACCCGCTGCACTATGCTGCGCTGTTATCTCCTGCCAAGGTGGggctgatgctgctgctctgctggatGCTGCCCGTCATTCTAGTTGGTGTCTTAGCACTGTTGGCTAGCCGCTTACAGCTCTGCAGGACGCAGCTCCACAGGTTCTACTGCGACATCTACAGCCTGGTCAGCCTGAGCTGCGGCGGTGCTGCAGCGCAGCGGAGTGGACTATACGGTCTCCTGATCTCCTCAGCTATCTTCTTCCTGCCCCCCTCCTTCGTGCTCTTCTCTTACGCTAggatcctcttcatctgtcTGCGCCGATCACGTAGCTTCAGCAGCAGAGCGCTAAACACCTGTCTGCCTCACCTGTTCGTCTTCTTTAACTACTCCGTCAGCGTCACCTTAGACCTGCTGCTCCGCCGCCTGCAGAGCGACAGAGAATCTGACACCACCCTCATCACCTCCATTATGATGGTGTTAGTACCCACTGTGCTGAACCCGGTGGTGTACGGACTGAAGTTAAAGGAGGTGTTCACACATGTGAAGAGGCTGCTGAGCTGCCGCAGAGACAGCTGA